One window of Desulfarculus baarsii DSM 2075 genomic DNA carries:
- a CDS encoding bifunctional nuclease family protein: protein MIRMTVQGLTLDPGTNSPILILKSADGAQTLPIWIGLMEATAIASELEQIHFSRPMTHDLLKNLIDGLGHSVVKVEVVDLRDNTFYALIHLLGPGGEFSMDCRPSDAIALGLRAGAPIYVAEGVIAEAAPKTSAEMASTSDDKWKDILERMKPEDFGKYKM from the coding sequence ATGATTCGCATGACCGTACAGGGGTTGACCCTGGATCCGGGCACCAACTCGCCTATCCTCATCCTCAAAAGCGCCGACGGGGCTCAGACCCTGCCCATCTGGATCGGCCTGATGGAGGCCACGGCCATCGCCAGCGAGCTTGAGCAGATTCATTTTTCGCGGCCCATGACCCACGATCTGCTGAAAAACCTCATCGACGGCCTGGGCCACAGCGTGGTCAAGGTCGAGGTGGTCGACCTGCGCGACAACACTTTCTATGCCCTGATCCACCTGCTGGGGCCGGGCGGCGAGTTTTCCATGGACTGCCGGCCCAGCGACGCCATCGCCCTGGGCCTGCGCGCCGGCGCGCCCATTTACGTGGCCGAGGGCGTCATCGCCGAGGCCGCGCCCAAGACCAGCGCCGAGATGGCCAGCACTTCCGACGACAAATGGAAAGACATCCTCGAGCGGATGAAACCCGAGGATTTCGGCAAATACAAGATGTGA
- a CDS encoding histidinol phosphate phosphatase domain-containing protein — protein MIDLHNHTLFSDGALVPAELIQRHHALGNRAVAITDHVDPSNIDLVLPRVITACQQLNRHNRVQALAGVELTHVPPALIGPMIRQARDMGAQIVVVHGQTIVEPVPPGTNLAAIQAGADILAHPGLLTAEEAALAAARGVALEISARKGHCLTNGHVARLALAHGAALVINTDGHAPGDLIDRARARQVGLGAGLDEAQVQTAFENAARIATRAGLILA, from the coding sequence GTGATCGATCTGCACAACCACACCCTCTTCAGCGACGGCGCGCTGGTGCCGGCCGAACTGATCCAGCGCCACCACGCCCTGGGCAACCGGGCCGTGGCCATCACCGACCACGTCGACCCCAGCAACATCGACCTGGTCCTGCCCCGCGTGATCACCGCCTGCCAGCAGCTCAACCGCCACAACCGCGTCCAGGCCCTGGCCGGCGTGGAGTTGACCCACGTGCCGCCGGCCCTGATCGGGCCGATGATCCGCCAGGCCCGCGACATGGGGGCCCAGATCGTGGTCGTCCATGGCCAGACCATCGTCGAGCCCGTGCCGCCGGGCACCAATCTGGCCGCCATCCAGGCCGGGGCCGACATCCTGGCCCATCCGGGCCTGCTCACCGCCGAGGAGGCCGCCCTGGCCGCCGCCCGCGGCGTGGCCCTGGAGATCAGCGCCCGCAAAGGCCACTGCCTGACCAATGGCCACGTGGCCCGCCTGGCCCTGGCCCACGGCGCGGCCCTGGTCATCAACACCGACGGCCACGCCCCCGGCGACCTGATCGACCGCGCCCGGGCCCGTCAGGTCGGTCTGGGCGCGGGGCTGGACGAGGCCCAGGTCCAGACCGCCTTTGAAAACGCGGCGCGCATCGCCACCCGGGCCGGCCTGATTCTGGCCTGA
- a CDS encoding YkgJ family cysteine cluster protein: protein MDRAKTLQAIATALDAGPTAALAACAEALMRLRPMAADGAQRLCRPLLAAGLGAAALLERLESLAVRQACLGCATCCQASSPTLYLADLALLGPDGPGRGHFYTLRAGEMVSSARLGSRQALVAELIKIREAPGGGCVFLEPGGGCAIYDRRPLQCRNLECWSGRDASTLALKPRLGRAEILCDDDTALTLAAEYDVKLPAAELTQALEQAKAGSQVAAAAALQMIELDHRLRGAISRRYGYDAPALELIIGRAAQVVARAHGLALGLDRLGRPRLERLHFGPA, encoded by the coding sequence ATGGACCGCGCCAAAACCCTGCAAGCCATCGCCACGGCCCTGGACGCCGGTCCAACGGCCGCCCTGGCCGCCTGCGCCGAAGCGTTGATGCGGCTGCGGCCCATGGCCGCCGACGGAGCCCAGCGCCTGTGCCGGCCGCTGCTGGCCGCCGGCCTGGGCGCGGCCGCCCTGCTGGAGCGCCTGGAATCCCTGGCCGTCCGCCAGGCCTGCCTGGGCTGCGCCACCTGCTGCCAGGCGTCCAGCCCCACACTGTATCTGGCCGATCTGGCCCTGCTGGGCCCCGATGGTCCGGGACGCGGGCACTTCTACACCCTGCGCGCCGGCGAGATGGTCAGCTCGGCGCGACTGGGGAGCCGGCAGGCCCTGGTTGCCGAACTGATCAAAATCCGCGAGGCCCCCGGCGGTGGCTGCGTTTTTCTGGAGCCCGGCGGCGGCTGCGCCATCTACGACCGGCGGCCGTTGCAGTGCCGCAACCTGGAGTGCTGGTCGGGCCGCGACGCCAGCACCCTGGCCCTCAAGCCGCGCCTTGGCCGGGCCGAGATCCTCTGCGACGACGACACAGCCCTGACCCTGGCCGCCGAATACGACGTCAAGCTGCCCGCCGCCGAGTTGACCCAGGCCCTGGAACAAGCCAAGGCCGGCTCGCAGGTCGCCGCGGCCGCGGCCCTGCAAATGATCGAACTGGACCACCGCCTGCGCGGGGCCATCAGTCGGCGCTACGGCTACGACGCCCCGGCCCTGGAGCTGATCATCGGCCGCGCGGCCCAGGTCGTGGCCCGCGCCCACGGCCTGGCCCTGGGCCTGGACCGCCTGGGCCGGCCCAGGCTGGAGAGGCTGCATTTCGGGCCGGCCTGA